In Pseudomonas sp. R76, one genomic interval encodes:
- a CDS encoding aldehyde dehydrogenase family protein has translation MSQAKRFENYINGEWVAGADYCNNINPSELSDVIGEYAKADVAQVNAAIDAARAAFPAWSTSGIQARHDALDKVGSEILARREELGTLLAREEGKTLPEAIGEVTRAGNIFKFFAGECLRLSGDYVPSVRPGVNVEVTREALGVVGLITPWNFPIAIPAWKIAPALAYGNCVVIKPAELVPGCAWALAEIISRAGFPAGVFNLVMGSGRVVGDVLVNSPKVDGISFTGSVGVGRQIAVSCVSRQAKVQLEMGGKNPQIILDDADLKQAVELSVQSAFYSTGQRCTASSRLIVTAGIHDQFVAAMAERMKSIKVGHALKSGTDIGPVVSQAQLDQDLKYIDIGQSEGARLVSGGGLVTCDTEGYYLAPTLFADSEAAMRISREEIFGPVANVVRVADYEAALAMANDTEFGLSAGIATTSLKYANHFKRHSQAGMVMVNLPTAGVDYHVPFGGRKGSSYGSREQGRYAQEFYTVVKTSYIGS, from the coding sequence GTGTCCCAAGCCAAACGTTTTGAGAACTACATTAACGGCGAGTGGGTGGCCGGTGCCGACTACTGCAACAATATCAACCCGTCGGAGTTGTCCGATGTCATTGGCGAATACGCCAAGGCTGACGTAGCCCAAGTCAACGCCGCCATCGACGCCGCCCGCGCTGCTTTCCCAGCCTGGTCGACCTCCGGCATCCAGGCTCGTCACGATGCCCTGGATAAAGTCGGCAGTGAAATCCTCGCGCGCCGCGAAGAACTCGGCACCCTGCTGGCCCGGGAAGAGGGCAAGACCCTGCCCGAAGCCATCGGCGAAGTCACCCGCGCCGGCAACATTTTCAAGTTCTTCGCCGGTGAATGCCTGCGCTTGTCTGGTGACTACGTGCCGTCGGTGCGCCCGGGCGTGAATGTTGAAGTCACCCGCGAAGCCCTGGGTGTGGTCGGCTTGATCACGCCGTGGAACTTCCCGATTGCGATCCCTGCCTGGAAAATCGCCCCGGCCCTGGCCTACGGCAACTGCGTAGTCATCAAACCGGCCGAATTGGTGCCGGGTTGCGCCTGGGCTTTGGCCGAAATCATCTCCCGCGCCGGCTTCCCTGCCGGTGTGTTCAACCTGGTGATGGGCAGCGGCCGTGTGGTCGGCGACGTGTTGGTCAACAGCCCGAAAGTCGACGGCATCAGCTTTACCGGCTCGGTCGGCGTTGGTCGTCAGATCGCCGTCAGCTGCGTGTCGCGCCAGGCCAAAGTGCAGTTGGAAATGGGCGGCAAGAACCCGCAGATCATTCTTGACGACGCCGACCTCAAGCAGGCCGTCGAGTTGTCGGTACAGAGCGCGTTCTACTCCACCGGCCAGCGTTGCACCGCCTCCAGCCGCTTGATCGTCACCGCCGGTATTCACGACCAGTTCGTCGCGGCCATGGCCGAGCGCATGAAGTCGATCAAAGTCGGCCACGCGCTGAAAAGCGGCACTGACATCGGCCCAGTGGTTTCCCAGGCCCAGCTGGATCAGGACCTGAAATACATCGACATCGGCCAAAGCGAGGGCGCGCGGCTGGTCAGCGGTGGCGGCCTGGTGACCTGTGACACCGAAGGTTACTACTTGGCGCCGACGCTGTTTGCCGACAGCGAAGCCGCCATGCGCATCAGCCGTGAAGAAATCTTCGGCCCAGTGGCCAACGTGGTGCGCGTAGCGGACTACGAGGCGGCGCTGGCCATGGCCAACGACACCGAGTTCGGCCTCTCGGCGGGTATCGCCACCACCTCGCTGAAGTACGCCAACCACTTCAAGCGCCACTCCCAGGCCGGGATGGTGATGGTCAACCTGCCGACCGCCGGTGTGGATTACCACGTGCCGTTCGGTGGGCGTAAGGGCTCGTCGTACGGTTCGCGTGAGCAAGGTCGCTATGCGCAAGAGTTCTACACCGTGGTGAAAACCAGCTACATCGGTTCGTAA
- a CDS encoding carboxymuconolactone decarboxylase family protein — translation MTDQKKPGVEMRRQVMGDVFVDRALGNATEFTQPLQDFVNEHAWGSVWNREGLPLKTRSLITLAALTALKCPQELKGHVRGALNNGCTVEEIREALLHCAVYAGVPAAIDAFRAAQEVIEAYQADK, via the coding sequence ATGACCGATCAGAAAAAGCCCGGGGTTGAAATGCGTCGCCAGGTTATGGGCGATGTGTTTGTCGACCGCGCCTTGGGTAATGCCACCGAGTTCACCCAGCCGCTGCAGGATTTCGTCAACGAACACGCATGGGGCAGCGTGTGGAACCGTGAAGGCCTGCCGCTGAAGACGCGCAGCCTGATCACCCTCGCCGCCCTCACTGCGCTCAAGTGCCCGCAGGAACTCAAGGGCCACGTACGTGGCGCCCTGAACAACGGGTGCACGGTGGAGGAGATTCGCGAGGCGCTGCTGCATTGCGCGGTGTACGCGGGCGTGCCGGCGGCGATTGATGCGTTTCGGGCAGCGCAGGAAGTGATTGAGGCGTATCAGGCAGATAAGTAG
- the gatB gene encoding Asp-tRNA(Asn)/Glu-tRNA(Gln) amidotransferase subunit GatB, which translates to MQWEVVIGLEIHTQLATQSKIFSGSATTFGSEPNTQASLVDLGMPGVLPVLNQEAVRMAVMFGLAIDAEIGQHNVFARKNYFYPDLPKGYQISQMELPIVGKGYLDIPLEDGTIKRVGVTRAHLEEDAGKSLHEEFPGATGIDLNRAGTPLLEIVSEPDMRSAKEAVAYVKTIHALVRYLGICDGNMAEGSLRCDCNVSIRPKGQVEFGTRCEIKNVNSFRFIEKAINSEVRRQIELIEDGGKVIQQTRLYDPNKDETRAMRSKEEANDYRYFPDPDLLPVVLEDSFLNDIRATLPELPQQKRERFQAQFGLSVYDASVLASSREQANYFEKVVSIAGDAKLAANWVMVELGSLLNKQGLEIDEAPVTAEQLGGMLLRIKDNTISGKIAKTVFEAMASGEGNADDIIEKRGLKQVTDSGAISAVLDEMLAANAEQVEQYRAADEAKRGKMFGFFVGQAMKASKGKANPQQVNELLKSKLEG; encoded by the coding sequence ATGCAATGGGAAGTTGTGATCGGGCTGGAGATTCATACCCAGCTCGCCACCCAATCGAAGATTTTCTCCGGTAGCGCCACCACCTTCGGCTCCGAGCCGAATACCCAGGCCAGCCTGGTAGACCTGGGCATGCCCGGCGTATTGCCGGTGCTGAACCAGGAAGCGGTGCGCATGGCGGTGATGTTCGGCCTGGCGATTGACGCCGAGATCGGCCAGCACAACGTGTTCGCGCGCAAGAACTACTTCTACCCGGATCTGCCCAAGGGCTACCAGATCAGCCAGATGGAGTTGCCGATCGTCGGCAAGGGCTACCTGGACATCCCGCTGGAAGACGGCACCATCAAACGTGTCGGCGTGACCCGCGCGCACCTGGAAGAAGACGCCGGCAAGAGCCTGCACGAGGAATTCCCGGGCGCTACCGGCATCGACCTGAACCGTGCCGGCACGCCGTTGCTGGAAATCGTGTCCGAGCCGGACATGCGCAGCGCCAAGGAGGCCGTGGCCTACGTCAAGACCATCCACGCGCTGGTGCGTTACCTGGGCATCTGCGATGGCAACATGGCCGAAGGCTCGCTGCGTTGCGACTGCAACGTGTCGATCCGTCCAAAAGGCCAGGTCGAGTTCGGCACCCGCTGCGAGATCAAGAACGTCAACTCGTTCCGCTTTATCGAAAAGGCGATCAACAGCGAAGTGCGTCGCCAGATCGAGCTGATCGAAGACGGCGGCAAGGTGATCCAGCAAACGCGCCTGTACGACCCGAACAAAGACGAAACCCGCGCCATGCGCAGCAAAGAGGAAGCCAACGACTACCGTTACTTCCCCGACCCGGACCTGTTGCCGGTGGTCCTTGAAGATTCGTTCCTCAATGACATCCGCGCCACCCTGCCGGAATTGCCGCAGCAGAAACGCGAGCGCTTCCAGGCGCAGTTCGGCCTGTCGGTCTACGATGCCAGCGTGCTGGCTTCCAGCCGTGAGCAAGCCAACTACTTCGAAAAAGTCGTGAGCATTGCCGGCGACGCCAAGTTGGCGGCCAACTGGGTGATGGTTGAGCTGGGCAGTCTGTTGAACAAACAGGGCCTGGAAATCGACGAAGCCCCTGTCACCGCCGAGCAACTGGGCGGCATGCTGCTGCGCATCAAGGACAACACCATCTCCGGCAAAATCGCCAAGACCGTGTTTGAAGCCATGGCCAGCGGTGAAGGCAATGCCGACGACATCATCGAGAAGCGCGGCCTCAAGCAAGTCACCGACAGCGGCGCGATTTCGGCCGTACTCGATGAAATGCTGGCGGCCAACGCCGAACAGGTCGAGCAATACCGCGCCGCCGACGAAGCCAAGCGCGGCAAGATGTTCGGCTTCTTCGTCGGGCAGGCAATGAAAGCGTCCAAAGGCAAGGCCAACCCGCAACAAGTGAACGAACTGCTGAAGAGCAAGCTCGAAGGCTGA
- the gatA gene encoding Asp-tRNA(Asn)/Glu-tRNA(Gln) amidotransferase subunit GatA, whose protein sequence is MHHMTLAEIARGLADKKFSSEELTKTLLARIAEHDPKVNSFISLTEELALSQAKAADVRRANGENGALLGAPIAHKDLFCTQGIRTSCGSKMLDNFKAPYDATVVSKLAAAGAVTLGKTNMDEFAMGSANESSYYGAVKNPWNLEHVPGGSSGGSAAAVAARFLPAATATDTGGSIRQPAAFTNLTGLKPTYGRVSRWGMIAYASSLDQGGPLARTAEDCAILLQGMAGFDTQDSTSIDEPVPDYSASLNNSIKGLRIGVPKEYFSAGLDPRIAELVHNSVKELEKLGAVIKEISLPNNQHAIPAYYVIAPAEASSNLSRFDGVRFGYRCENPKDLTDLYKRSRGEGFGAEVQRRIMVGAYALSAGYYDAYYLKAQKIRRLVKNDFMAAFEEVDVILGPTTPNPAWKIGAKTGDPIAEYLEDLYTITANLAGLPGLSMPAGFVDGLPVGVQLLAPYFQEGRLLNVAHQYQLNTDWHTRTPTGF, encoded by the coding sequence ATGCATCACATGACTCTGGCCGAGATCGCCCGCGGTCTCGCCGACAAAAAGTTTTCTTCCGAAGAGCTGACCAAGACCCTGCTTGCGCGCATTGCCGAGCACGATCCCAAGGTCAACAGCTTCATCAGCCTCACCGAAGAGCTGGCCCTGAGCCAGGCCAAGGCCGCCGACGTTCGTCGCGCCAACGGTGAGAATGGCGCACTGCTGGGCGCACCAATCGCCCACAAAGACTTGTTCTGCACCCAGGGCATTCGCACCAGTTGCGGCTCGAAGATGCTCGACAATTTTAAAGCACCCTACGACGCCACCGTGGTGTCCAAGCTGGCTGCCGCCGGGGCCGTGACCCTGGGCAAGACCAACATGGACGAGTTCGCCATGGGTTCGGCCAACGAATCCAGCTACTACGGCGCAGTTAAAAACCCGTGGAACCTGGAACACGTGCCCGGCGGTTCGTCCGGTGGTTCGGCTGCCGCCGTTGCCGCGCGCTTCCTGCCGGCCGCTACAGCCACCGACACCGGTGGCTCGATCCGCCAGCCAGCGGCCTTCACCAACCTCACCGGCTTGAAGCCGACCTACGGTCGCGTTTCCCGTTGGGGCATGATCGCCTACGCGTCCAGCCTTGATCAGGGCGGCCCTCTGGCGCGCACCGCTGAAGACTGCGCAATTTTGTTACAAGGTATGGCCGGGTTCGACACACAGGACTCCACCAGCATCGATGAGCCAGTGCCGGACTACAGCGCCAGCCTGAATAACTCGATCAAAGGCCTGCGCATCGGCGTGCCGAAAGAGTATTTCAGCGCCGGTCTCGACCCGCGTATCGCCGAACTGGTGCACAACAGCGTCAAGGAGCTGGAAAAGCTCGGCGCCGTGATCAAGGAAATCAGCCTGCCGAACAACCAGCACGCGATTCCTGCGTACTACGTTATCGCGCCGGCAGAAGCCTCCTCCAACCTGTCGCGTTTCGACGGCGTGCGTTTCGGCTATCGCTGCGAAAACCCGAAAGACTTGACCGACCTTTATAAGCGCTCCCGCGGCGAAGGCTTCGGCGCCGAAGTACAACGCCGGATCATGGTCGGTGCTTATGCCCTGTCGGCCGGCTACTACGACGCCTACTACCTCAAGGCGCAAAAGATCCGTCGCCTGGTGAAGAACGACTTCATGGCCGCCTTCGAAGAAGTCGACGTGATCCTCGGCCCAACCACGCCGAACCCGGCCTGGAAGATCGGCGCCAAGACCGGCGACCCGATCGCCGAGTACCTGGAAGACCTGTACACCATCACCGCCAACCTCGCGGGCTTGCCGGGCTTGTCCATGCCAGCTGGTTTCGTCGATGGCCTGCCGGTCGGCGTGCAATTGCTCGCCCCGTATTTCCAGGAAGGCCGCCTGCTCAATGTGGCGCACCAGTACCAGTTGAACACCGACTGGCACACCCGCACCCCTACCGGCTTCTGA
- a CDS encoding MFS transporter, producing the protein MQATKPTHVRYLILLMLFLVTTINYADRATIAIAGSSLQKDLGISAVTLGYIFSAFGWAYVAGQIPGGWLLDRFGSKKVYALSIFTWSLFTILQGYVGEFGVSTAIVALFMLRFLVGLAEAPSFPGNARIVAGWFPTAERGTASAIFNSAQYFATVLFAPLMGWIVYTFGWRHVFIVMGGIGVLFSLIWLKIIHSPRQHPMINDAELKYISENGAMVDMDQEKAKGQKTDGPKWDYIRQLLTNRMMLGVYLGQYCINGITYFFLTWFPVYLVQERGMTILKAGFIASLPAICGFIGGVLGGLISDYLLRKGHSLTFARKAPIIGGLLVSCSIVACNYVDIEWMVVGFMALAFFGKGVGALGWAVVSDTSPKQIAGLSGGLFNMFGNLASISTPIVIGYIIATTGSFKWALVFVGANALLAVFSYLVIVGPIKRVVLKEPPSKGPELTQFTQAHS; encoded by the coding sequence ATGCAAGCGACCAAGCCGACCCACGTCCGCTATTTGATCCTGCTCATGCTGTTTCTGGTGACCACGATCAACTACGCCGACCGGGCTACTATCGCTATCGCCGGCTCCAGCCTGCAAAAAGACCTCGGTATCAGCGCGGTCACCCTCGGTTATATCTTCTCCGCATTCGGTTGGGCCTACGTGGCCGGGCAAATCCCCGGCGGCTGGCTGCTGGACCGGTTCGGCTCGAAAAAAGTCTATGCCCTGAGCATCTTCACCTGGTCGCTGTTCACCATCCTGCAAGGCTATGTCGGCGAGTTTGGTGTCTCCACTGCCATCGTCGCGCTGTTTATGCTGCGCTTCCTGGTGGGCCTGGCCGAAGCGCCGTCGTTCCCCGGTAATGCGCGCATCGTGGCCGGTTGGTTCCCCACCGCCGAACGCGGTACGGCCTCGGCGATCTTCAACTCGGCGCAATACTTCGCCACGGTGCTGTTCGCGCCGCTGATGGGCTGGATCGTCTACACCTTCGGCTGGCGGCACGTGTTTATCGTGATGGGTGGCATTGGCGTACTGTTCTCGCTGATCTGGCTGAAAATTATCCACAGCCCGCGCCAGCACCCGATGATCAACGACGCCGAACTCAAGTACATCTCCGAGAACGGTGCGATGGTCGACATGGACCAGGAAAAAGCCAAGGGCCAGAAAACCGACGGACCCAAGTGGGATTACATCCGCCAACTGCTGACCAACCGCATGATGCTCGGCGTGTACCTGGGCCAGTACTGCATCAATGGCATTACCTATTTCTTCCTGACCTGGTTCCCGGTGTACCTGGTGCAGGAACGCGGCATGACCATTCTCAAGGCTGGCTTCATTGCGTCGCTGCCGGCGATCTGCGGGTTTATCGGCGGCGTATTGGGCGGGTTGATTTCCGATTACCTGCTGCGCAAGGGCCACTCGCTGACCTTCGCGCGCAAGGCGCCGATCATTGGCGGCTTGCTGGTGTCGTGCAGCATCGTGGCGTGCAATTACGTGGATATCGAATGGATGGTGGTGGGCTTCATGGCCTTGGCCTTCTTCGGTAAAGGCGTTGGCGCACTGGGTTGGGCGGTGGTGTCCGACACCTCGCCGAAACAAATCGCCGGGCTCAGTGGCGGCCTGTTCAATATGTTTGGCAACCTGGCGTCCATCAGCACGCCGATCGTGATTGGCTACATCATCGCCACAACCGGCTCGTTCAAGTGGGCCTTGGTATTTGTCGGCGCCAACGCGCTGCTGGCGGTGTTCAGCTACCTGGTGATCGTTGGCCCGATCAAGCGTGTGGTGCTCAAAGAGCCGCCCAGCAAAGGGCCTGAGCTGACCCAATTTACCCAAGCGCATTCCTGA
- a CDS encoding calcium/sodium antiporter, with amino-acid sequence MIELVSGLVLLIVGAEILVRAAVRLAASLKVRPLIIGLSIVAFGSSAPQMTVSLQATLAGNTDIAVGSVIGSSIFNTLVTLGLAALIIPLRVSRQLVRLDIPVMICAGLLVFTLAANEELTPLDGLFLLIALAAYLGVLHYQTRHSRRPRTLDTVARAPWLSSASLMLSGLLILVLAGHLLLGAAVDVASDLGLSERIIGLTLIGVGTSLPCLATSLIAALRGEREIAVGNVIGSNLFNLLGVLGFTALVAPSPLSVSPNALDFDLPVMLGVIVLCLPVFYTGYRVTRAEGLVFLGLYLAYGLHVVSFTFGMPLATKLEQLMLYYVLPALVAFLLFSSLQAWRRQQKRESQ; translated from the coding sequence CTGATCGAACTGGTCAGCGGCCTGGTGCTGCTGATCGTCGGCGCCGAAATCCTGGTGCGCGCCGCCGTGCGCCTGGCGGCCAGCCTCAAGGTGCGGCCACTGATCATCGGCCTGAGCATCGTCGCCTTCGGCAGCAGCGCGCCACAGATGACCGTGAGCCTGCAGGCCACCCTGGCCGGTAATACCGATATCGCAGTGGGCAGCGTGATCGGCAGCAGTATCTTCAACACGCTGGTCACTCTGGGCCTCGCCGCGCTGATCATCCCATTGCGCGTGTCCCGGCAGTTGGTGCGCCTGGATATCCCGGTGATGATTTGTGCCGGCCTGCTGGTGTTTACCCTGGCCGCCAACGAAGAACTGACCCCGCTCGATGGCCTGTTCCTGCTGATTGCACTGGCGGCCTACCTGGGTGTTTTGCACTATCAGACCCGCCACTCCCGCCGCCCGCGCACACTGGACACCGTGGCTAGGGCGCCCTGGCTGAGCAGCGCATCGCTGATGCTGAGCGGGCTGTTGATCCTGGTGCTGGCCGGGCATTTGCTGCTGGGCGCGGCAGTGGACGTGGCGAGCGACTTGGGCTTGTCCGAGCGCATCATCGGCCTCACGCTGATTGGTGTCGGCACCTCGCTGCCGTGCCTGGCCACGTCACTGATTGCCGCGCTGCGCGGCGAGCGCGAGATTGCCGTGGGCAACGTGATCGGCAGCAACCTGTTCAACCTGCTTGGGGTGCTCGGGTTTACCGCCCTCGTGGCGCCGTCGCCGCTGTCCGTGTCGCCCAATGCGCTGGATTTTGATTTGCCGGTGATGCTCGGCGTGATTGTGCTGTGCCTGCCGGTGTTTTATACCGGCTACCGCGTCACCCGCGCCGAAGGCCTGGTGTTCCTGGGCCTGTACCTGGCGTATGGGCTGCATGTGGTGTCGTTCACCTTTGGCATGCCGCTGGCGACCAAGCTTGAACAATTGATGCTGTATTACGTCCTGCCGGCGCTGGTGGCGTTCCTGTTGTTCAGCTCGCTGCAAGCCTGGCGCCGCCAACAAAAGAGGGAATCGCAATGA
- a CDS encoding septal ring lytic transglycosylase RlpA family protein, producing MKRLLGLLALFSLLAGCASGLIDPNGYDETGTASYYGAKHHGNKTASGEPFNQNALTAAHRRLPFGTQVKVTNLDNNKSVVLRINDRGPHTRGRLIDVSRRAAEQLGMLGSGTARVRVQAMSN from the coding sequence ATGAAGCGTCTACTCGGCCTGCTGGCCCTGTTCTCTCTGTTGGCCGGTTGTGCCAGCGGCCTCATCGACCCCAACGGCTACGACGAAACCGGCACCGCCTCGTATTACGGCGCCAAGCACCATGGCAACAAAACCGCCAGCGGTGAACCCTTCAACCAGAATGCCCTGACCGCCGCCCATCGGCGCCTGCCCTTCGGCACACAGGTCAAGGTAACCAACCTCGACAACAACAAATCCGTGGTACTGCGCATCAATGATCGCGGCCCACATACCCGTGGGCGCCTGATCGACGTTTCACGCAGGGCCGCCGAACAACTCGGTATGCTGGGCAGCGGCACTGCGCGGGTTCGCGTGCAAGCCATGAGCAACTAA
- the gatC gene encoding Asp-tRNA(Asn)/Glu-tRNA(Gln) amidotransferase subunit GatC, whose amino-acid sequence MALERSDVEKIAHLASLGLNEADLPQTTAALNSILGLVDQMQAVNTDGIEPLAHPLEASQRLRADVVTERNNREAYQSIAPAVENGLYLVPKVID is encoded by the coding sequence ATGGCGCTTGAACGCTCCGACGTGGAAAAAATCGCTCATCTGGCCTCGCTTGGCCTGAATGAAGCCGATCTTCCACAGACCACCGCAGCCCTGAACAGCATTCTCGGGCTGGTTGACCAAATGCAGGCCGTCAATACCGACGGCATCGAGCCCCTGGCTCACCCGCTGGAAGCCAGCCAGCGCCTGCGCGCAGACGTTGTGACCGAGCGAAATAATCGCGAGGCCTACCAGTCCATCGCGCCAGCGGTCGAAAACGGCCTGTACCTGGTTCCGAAAGTCATCGACTAA
- the garD gene encoding galactarate dehydratase → MQLIEHADSPRSIRLHERDNVVIVVNDQGVPAGTEFPDGLVTVDFIPQSHKVTLEDIPEGGQIIRYGQTIGYALAPIPRGSWVQEDQLRMPTAPPLDSLPLSTEVPETQAPLEGFTFEGYRNADGTVGTRNILGITTTVQCVTGVLDHAVKRIKDELLPKYPHVDDVVALTHSYGCGVAITATDAYIPIRTVRNLARNPNLGGEALVISLGCEKLQAGQVMHDNDSSVDLSEPWLYRLQDSSHGFTEMIEQIMALAEVRLKKLDLRRRETVPASELILGMQCGGSDAFSGITANPALGYASDLLLRAGATVMFSEVTEVRDAIYLLTSRAESKEVAQALVREMDWYDRYLAKGEADRSANTTPGNKKGGLSNIVEKSLGSIVKSGSSAINGVLGPGERFKGKGLIFCATPASDFVCGTLQLAAGMNLHVFTTGRGTPYGLAMAPVVKVSTRTELAQRWPDLIDIDAGRIATGRASIEELGWELFHFYLDVASGKKQTWAERHKLHNDITLFNPAPIT, encoded by the coding sequence ATGCAGTTGATTGAACATGCCGACTCGCCGCGCTCGATCCGTTTGCACGAGCGCGACAACGTGGTGATCGTGGTCAACGACCAGGGCGTACCGGCCGGGACCGAGTTCCCGGACGGCCTGGTGACCGTGGATTTCATCCCGCAAAGCCACAAGGTGACCCTGGAAGACATCCCCGAAGGCGGTCAGATTATTCGCTACGGCCAGACCATTGGTTACGCCCTGGCGCCAATACCGCGTGGCAGTTGGGTGCAGGAAGACCAACTGCGCATGCCCACCGCGCCGCCGTTGGACAGCCTGCCGTTGTCCACCGAAGTGCCTGAAACCCAGGCGCCGTTGGAAGGCTTTACCTTCGAGGGTTATCGCAATGCCGACGGCACCGTGGGCACGCGCAATATCCTCGGCATCACCACCACGGTGCAGTGCGTCACCGGCGTGCTGGACCATGCGGTCAAGCGCATCAAGGACGAGTTGCTGCCCAAGTACCCACATGTCGATGACGTGGTGGCGCTAACCCACAGCTACGGCTGCGGCGTGGCGATCACCGCGACGGATGCTTACATCCCGATCCGCACCGTGCGCAACCTGGCGCGCAACCCGAACCTGGGCGGCGAAGCGCTGGTGATCAGCCTGGGCTGCGAGAAGCTGCAGGCCGGGCAGGTGATGCACGACAACGACAGCTCCGTCGACTTGAGCGAGCCGTGGCTGTATCGGCTGCAGGATTCCAGCCATGGCTTTACCGAGATGATCGAGCAGATCATGGCGCTGGCCGAAGTGCGCTTGAAGAAACTCGACCTGCGCCGCCGCGAAACCGTGCCGGCGTCGGAGCTGATCCTGGGCATGCAGTGCGGCGGCAGCGATGCGTTTTCCGGCATCACCGCCAACCCGGCGCTCGGCTATGCCTCGGACCTGCTGCTGCGGGCCGGGGCGACGGTGATGTTTTCCGAAGTCACTGAAGTGCGTGACGCCATTTACCTGCTGACTTCCCGTGCCGAGAGCAAAGAAGTTGCCCAGGCCCTGGTCAGGGAAATGGACTGGTACGACCGCTACCTGGCCAAAGGCGAGGCGGACCGTAGCGCGAACACCACGCCGGGCAACAAGAAAGGCGGGTTGTCGAATATCGTCGAGAAGTCCTTGGGCTCGATCGTCAAATCCGGCAGCAGCGCGATCAACGGCGTGCTCGGCCCGGGCGAGCGTTTCAAAGGTAAAGGCCTGATCTTTTGCGCGACGCCGGCCAGTGACTTTGTCTGCGGCACCTTGCAGTTGGCGGCCGGGATGAACCTGCACGTATTCACCACCGGGCGTGGCACACCTTATGGGTTGGCGATGGCGCCGGTGGTGAAGGTCTCGACGCGTACGGAATTGGCGCAACGCTGGCCGGACCTGATCGATATCGATGCCGGACGCATCGCTACCGGGCGTGCGAGCATTGAGGAATTGGGCTGGGAGTTGTTCCACTTCTACCTGGATGTGGCCAGCGGCAAGAAACAGACGTGGGCGGAGCGGCACAAGCTGCATAACGACATCACCCTGTTCAACCCGGCACCGATCACCTGA
- a CDS encoding AEC family transporter, whose amino-acid sequence MLAIFLTTLTITAPVFAMLFLGVLLKRINWINDNFIHTASSLVFNVTMPALLFLGILHADLHAALKPGLLIYFAVATLLSFALAWGWAIFRCPPEDRGIYTQGAFRGNNGVIGLALAASMYGDYGISLGAILAALVILLYNTLSTIVLAVYSPVIKSDPWSIFKSVVANPLIISVIAAAPFAIFKIGLPGWLESSGQYLADMTLPLALICIGGTLSLAALRKSGSMALSASLVKMVGLPVFATLGAWLLGFRGPELGILFLYFGAPTAAASFVMARAAEGNHELAAAIIVITTLMAAVTTNIGIFVLQAGGWI is encoded by the coding sequence ATGCTGGCTATCTTCCTCACCACCCTCACCATCACCGCGCCGGTGTTTGCCATGCTGTTTCTCGGTGTGCTGCTCAAGCGCATCAACTGGATCAACGACAACTTTATCCACACCGCCTCGTCCCTGGTGTTCAACGTCACCATGCCGGCGCTGCTGTTCCTCGGCATCCTGCATGCCGACCTGCACGCGGCGCTCAAGCCGGGTTTGCTGATTTACTTTGCCGTCGCCACGCTGCTGAGCTTTGCCCTGGCCTGGGGCTGGGCGATTTTCCGCTGCCCGCCCGAAGACCGTGGCATCTACACCCAGGGCGCGTTTCGCGGCAATAACGGCGTGATCGGCCTGGCGCTGGCGGCCAGCATGTACGGCGACTACGGCATTTCCCTCGGCGCGATCCTCGCCGCCCTGGTGATCCTGTTATACAACACCCTGTCGACCATCGTGCTGGCGGTGTACAGCCCGGTGATCAAGTCCGACCCGTGGAGCATCTTCAAAAGTGTGGTGGCCAACCCGCTGATCATCAGCGTGATTGCGGCGGCGCCGTTCGCGATTTTCAAGATCGGCCTGCCGGGCTGGCTGGAGTCGTCCGGGCAGTACCTGGCGGACATGACCTTGCCGCTGGCGTTGATCTGTATCGGTGGCACCTTGTCGTTGGCGGCCTTGCGCAAAAGCGGGAGCATGGCGTTGAGTGCCAGCCTGGTGAAGATGGTGGGCCTGCCGGTGTTCGCGACGCTGGGTGCGTGGTTGCTGGGCTTTCGAGGGCCGGAACTGGGGATTCTGTTTTTGTACTTCGGCGCACCGACGGCGGCGGCGAGTTTTGTCATGGCCCGGGCGGCCGAGGGCAATCATGAACTGGCGGCGGCGATTATTGTGATTACTACCTTGATGGCGGCGGTGACCACCAATATCGGGATTTTTGTGTTGCAGGCGGGTGGTTGGATCTGA